From Neobacillus sp. PS2-9, the proteins below share one genomic window:
- a CDS encoding excisionase family DNA-binding protein produces the protein MYLTIKETAEYLEMPEANVKGLIQQKKIRAVFDGEQYLINKDQFSTHLKQLEKYRELIEEILNEPIPESIDVKDED, from the coding sequence TTGTATCTTACTATAAAGGAAACAGCAGAATATCTAGAGATGCCAGAGGCCAACGTTAAAGGTCTCATTCAACAAAAGAAAATACGTGCCGTTTTTGATGGGGAGCAGTACCTGATCAACAAAGACCAGTTCAGCACCCATCTAAAACAATTGGAAAAATACAGGGAGCTAATCGAAGAAATCCTAAACGAACCCATCCCAGAAAGCATCGACGTCAAAGACGAGGATTAG